ATACATTCCCTGCAAGAACATTCCCAGGTAAAAAGATGCCTGGTAGAATGGGTGGTCAGAGAGTGACAGTTTTGAACTTGCAGGTTGTAAGGGTTGACCCAGAAAGAAACCTGCTTCTTGTAAAGGGAAGTGTTCCAGGAAATAAGAATTCACTTTTAATAATCCGAGACTCAGTTAAGAGCAAATAAGCTTTAAGTTTTAGGAAGGAGGAAAAAGAATGCCAAAGGTTCCGGTTTACAATATAGAAGGGCAACAGATTGGTGAGATTGAGCTTAATGACTCAATCTTCAATGTTCCTATAAATACTCATGTTTTGCACCAAGCTGTTGTTGCACATCTTGCAAACAGACGTCAGGGGACATTTGCTGCAAAGACAAGAGCAGAAGTCCGTGGTGGTGGTAGAAAGCCATGGAGGCAGAAAGGAACAGGTAGAGCAAGACAAGGTTCTATCAGAGCTCCCACATGGAGAAAAGGTGGCGTTGTATTTGCAAAAAAACCAAGAGATTTTTCAATAGACCTTCCAAAGAAAGTAAGAAGACTTGCTTTAAAATGTGCACTGTCTTCCAAAGTCAAAGAGAACAATCTCATTGTGCTTGACAAATGGGATATGAACCAGTATAGAACAAAAGAGGTAATCAGGGTTTTAAAGAATTTAGGGCTTGAGAATGAAAAAGCCTTGATAGTAATTCCTGAAAGGAATGAATATTTACAAAAGTCAACAAAGAACATTCCGGAAGTAAAGACATTGCAAGTAGGAAACTTGAATGTGTTTGATATACTAAAATATGACAAGTTTATTATCCTCCAGGACGCTGTAAAGAAAGTAGAGGAGGTGTACGCATAATATGTTGCCAGAAGAGATAATTAAAAGGCCAATAATAACAGAAAAGAGCATGAGCATGATTCCACAGAAAAAATACACATTTGAAGTTGATAGAAGAGCTAACAAAATTGAGATAAAGAAAGCTGTTGAGCAGCTGTTTGGCGTTGAGGTTGAAAAGGTTTGGACAATGAATGTAAAACCAAAGAGAAAGAGAGTAGGAAGATTTGAAGGAAGAACAAAGGCATGGAAAAAGGCCATTGTTAAACTCACAGACAAGAGCAAGACAATAGAGTTCTTTGACAGCTTAATCTAATTGAGCATAAATGCTAATAAGGAGGGGAAAAAAGGTGGGTATAATAGTCTACAAGCCTACATCGCCAGGCCGCAGAAATGCATCAGTTTTGAACTATAAAGAGATCATTACAAAGACAGAGCCTGAAAAATCCTTAGTATTTACAGAAAAGAAATGGGCAGGAAGAAACAATCAAGGAAGAATTACTGTTCGTCATAGAGGTGGCGGACATAAGAAAAAGATAAGAATTGTTGACTTTAAAAGGGATAAGGATGGTATTCCTGCAAAGGTTGAGGCTATCGAGTACGACCCAAACAGAACAGCATTTTTGGCACTCTTATGTTATGCAGATGGTGAAAGAAGATATATCTTAGCACCTGAGGGCTTAAAAGTTGGAGATACTGTTATGTCAGGTCCTGATGCAGATATTAAAGTTGGTAATGCTTTGCCACTTAAATATATTCCTGTTGGTACAATGATACACAACATTGAGCTATATCCCGGCAGAGGCGGTCAGCTTGTGAAAAGTGCAGGTGCAGTTGCACAGCTCATGGCAAAGGAAGGCAAATATGCTCTTATCAGACTTCCATCTGGTGAACTCAGATATGTAAGCCAAGAGTGCAGAGCTACAATAGGTCAGGTTGGAAACTTAGACCATGAGAATGTCAGAATAGGAAAAGCTGGACGTAAAAGATGGATGGGTATCAGACCAACAGTTAGAGGTTCTGCAATGAACCCTGTTGACCATCCACACGGCGGTGGTGAAGGTAAAGCACCAATTGGTCATCCAGGGCCACTTACACCGTGGGGCAAACCAACATTGGGTTACAAGACAAGAAAGAAGAATAAACCATCAGACAAATTCATTGTCAAGAGAAGAAAATAATATAAAAGCAGCTTTATAAGTGAGACCAGCTAATTAAAGTCAAGAGTTTTTTAAAAAATTTTTGATAACATTTTATGGTAGAAAATTCTTTTAAAAGGGTATAAGAAGGTAAGCCATCCATTAGAAGTTGACATAACATATGGAGGCTGAGCACATATTATGGTTAACTAATGTTTCATTAATAAAACAACTATTTATACGCAATAAACAGCAGTGTTATTAAAGCATCTTCGAATATGTTCCTCAGGAGTTCTAAGTTCAAAAGGTTTTTTATCACGCATAACAGCAAAGATGATACAAATAATTTTTCTCATAACAGCGCCTAATGCAACTTTTTTAGGCTTTTGTTGGCATTTTTTCTGATAGTATTCGAATAGCACAGGATTACAAGGCTTAGAATCTCTTTTGGTTCTGATATTAGCAAGAGCAATTGTAAATAAGATTCTTCGCAAGATTTTAGAGCCACGTTTAGACATTTTGTTTTTTGTGCCAACAAATTGTCCCGATTGATTTACGGAAGGATCAATGCCAAAGAAGGCAACAAGTTTATTGGGTTTTGAAAATTTTTCGAAATCACCTATTTCAGCAAGGATAGTTGCAGCGGATAGAAAACCTATGCCGGGGATAGATTGAAGAAGGTTAATATTTTCGGATATTGAAGGCTGAGTCTGTGAAGACTGCTGAACAAGTTGATTTATGGATTCAAAAATTTTGTCGATGTTTTGCTGTAAAGTTAAGACCATGTTAATATAGACTTTAAGCATAGTAACATTTGCCAAGTTGGAGATAGAAAAAGACTTAAATTCTTTAGCTTTTGCAATGAGTAGTTCGTATTTTTCTTTAGCCCATTGGTAGCTTTTTTTAGAAGTTTGCTGAATGATGGAAATAAGTTTTTCGGTGTCAGCGCCCAAGATATCGTTTGGAGTGGGGTAGTTTTCAAGTATAGCCAAAGATGTTTTAGAGCAAATGTCAGGGAAGACCTCTTTGAAATTGAGCATAATTTGGTCGACGACAGAAGTAAGTCTATATTTGTAAGAGGTTAACTCATCGCTGAGGTTGTAATACTGACGGCATAGGTTTTTCAAGCACTCAAGGATTTCAGATGAAGGTTGTGCTGTAGTAGAGTTAGTAAGTCTGAAAGTTAAGGCAATCCACAGGGCATCAATTTTATCATTTTTTACTTTTCTAACTCCCGCATTTTTGATAGAATTAGATTGGATGGGGTTGATAATTGCAACATCCCAGCCATTAGAAGTAAAGAAGCGGGAGAGGATTTTGTGGTAATGCCCTGTGGCTTCCATGACGATGGTAGGGCGAGCCGCGAAATCCTCTTCAACTTTTTTAAGGATTTCGATAGCCCTATCAAAGTCAGAGGGATTGTTGTGATGGATAGTCAAGCGAGCGATTATTTCATTTGTAGGAGAGATAACCACCATTTCGCTGAAATATTTAGAGACATCAATCCCGGCAATAGGTTTTAAGTTCATGGCGTAAGACCTCCTCGTAAGTAGTTTTAAAATTGAATTAGGGCATGAGTTTTCCATTCCGAGCGAAGGTAAGTATACAACCTTGCAAGTGATACGAGGAACCAGCTTTAATTAGGTTTTAAGCTGGCCTCAACCAGCCAAATAGTTTAGACTTACCTGGAATGGAATAATAGTCTCGTTTGCGGGTAAGCGGGATTTAAAAATCCGCACCCAGGGGGGTAAGGACATTAAATTCCATGCCCAGATAGAAAGAATTATATCAAAGTTAGCAAGGCTGGCAAGAGGCCAGCGTTAAAGATAGTGTTTAAAAAGTGGCTAAAGATTAGAAGCCACAAGCAGCGAGAAGTGATTTTGCGCTGCTTTCCTCTCAAAGAGGATGGATTAGAAATGTTATTTTAGTCGATGCGTCTTAAAATCTTATGTTAACCGAAACTTTGGTTGTTATTTTATTGGAATTTTTTTGATGTGTCTTACGAAAATAATTATACAAGGAGGGATAAGCGTGGGCAGATCTTTAAAAAAAGGTCCTTATTGTGACCCAAAGCTTTTAAAAAAGATTGAAAAACTAAACCAGAACAATGAGAAAAAGGTTATCAAGACATGGTCTCGAAGGTCAACAATTTTGCCTCAGATGGTGGGTCATACAATAGCTGTCTATGATGGAAGAAAGCATGTGCCTGTGTATATAACAGAAGAGATGGTTGGACATAAGCTTGGCGAGTTTGCTCCAACAAGAACATTCAAAGGACATGGGCATCACACAGAAAGGTCAACTGCGCTGAAATAAAAATTATTGTGGTTTTAGGATTTTAGTGTTCAATTGTTAGAAGGGAGGAGAAGCTTGTGGAAAAGGCTGTAAATACAAATACTGAAGTGAAAAAGGCAACAGCTACCTTGCGCTATGCAATGATATCGCCACGAAAGGTCAGAATAGTTATTGATCTTATCAGAAATAAACCTGTTCAAGAAGCTTTGAATATATTGAAATTTATACCAAAAAGAGGTGCAAGGTTTGTTGAAAAGCTCCTAAAGTCAGCGATTGCTAATGCAGAAAATAACCATAACATGAATGTTGATAAACTCTATATAGCAGAGATTTATGCAAACGGTGGACCTATGCTAAAAAGAATAA
This Caldicellulosiruptor changbaiensis DNA region includes the following protein-coding sequences:
- the rplD gene encoding 50S ribosomal protein L4 is translated as MPKVPVYNIEGQQIGEIELNDSIFNVPINTHVLHQAVVAHLANRRQGTFAAKTRAEVRGGGRKPWRQKGTGRARQGSIRAPTWRKGGVVFAKKPRDFSIDLPKKVRRLALKCALSSKVKENNLIVLDKWDMNQYRTKEVIRVLKNLGLENEKALIVIPERNEYLQKSTKNIPEVKTLQVGNLNVFDILKYDKFIILQDAVKKVEEVYA
- a CDS encoding IS110 family RNA-guided transposase, producing MNLKPIAGIDVSKYFSEMVVISPTNEIIARLTIHHNNPSDFDRAIEILKKVEEDFAARPTIVMEATGHYHKILSRFFTSNGWDVAIINPIQSNSIKNAGVRKVKNDKIDALWIALTFRLTNSTTAQPSSEILECLKNLCRQYYNLSDELTSYKYRLTSVVDQIMLNFKEVFPDICSKTSLAILENYPTPNDILGADTEKLISIIQQTSKKSYQWAKEKYELLIAKAKEFKSFSISNLANVTMLKVYINMVLTLQQNIDKIFESINQLVQQSSQTQPSISENINLLQSIPGIGFLSAATILAEIGDFEKFSKPNKLVAFFGIDPSVNQSGQFVGTKNKMSKRGSKILRRILFTIALANIRTKRDSKPCNPVLFEYYQKKCQQKPKKVALGAVMRKIICIIFAVMRDKKPFELRTPEEHIRRCFNNTAVYCV
- the rplW gene encoding 50S ribosomal protein L23, which produces MLPEEIIKRPIITEKSMSMIPQKKYTFEVDRRANKIEIKKAVEQLFGVEVEKVWTMNVKPKRKRVGRFEGRTKAWKKAIVKLTDKSKTIEFFDSLI
- the rpsS gene encoding 30S ribosomal protein S19 produces the protein MGRSLKKGPYCDPKLLKKIEKLNQNNEKKVIKTWSRRSTILPQMVGHTIAVYDGRKHVPVYITEEMVGHKLGEFAPTRTFKGHGHHTERSTALK
- the rplB gene encoding 50S ribosomal protein L2, whose product is MGIIVYKPTSPGRRNASVLNYKEIITKTEPEKSLVFTEKKWAGRNNQGRITVRHRGGGHKKKIRIVDFKRDKDGIPAKVEAIEYDPNRTAFLALLCYADGERRYILAPEGLKVGDTVMSGPDADIKVGNALPLKYIPVGTMIHNIELYPGRGGQLVKSAGAVAQLMAKEGKYALIRLPSGELRYVSQECRATIGQVGNLDHENVRIGKAGRKRWMGIRPTVRGSAMNPVDHPHGGGEGKAPIGHPGPLTPWGKPTLGYKTRKKNKPSDKFIVKRRK
- the rplV gene encoding 50S ribosomal protein L22, with the protein product MEKAVNTNTEVKKATATLRYAMISPRKVRIVIDLIRNKPVQEALNILKFIPKRGARFVEKLLKSAIANAENNHNMNVDKLYIAEIYANGGPMLKRIRPRAQGRAFLIRKRTSHITVVLKERE